One window of Streptomyces sp. SUK 48 genomic DNA carries:
- a CDS encoding MFS transporter, whose translation METATGSPKASKPPEASKTLESPLRLPAFRRFVVANVVSASGSAMAPIALAYSVIEEGGGAGSLGVVLAVNTVPTILFLLMGGLFADRWSRSRILFLGNLAAAGAQGRWP comes from the coding sequence ATGGAGACGGCCACCGGCTCACCGAAGGCATCGAAGCCCCCGGAGGCGTCCAAGACCCTCGAATCGCCCCTGCGCCTCCCCGCGTTCCGGCGGTTCGTGGTGGCGAACGTCGTTTCGGCGAGCGGGTCGGCGATGGCGCCGATCGCGCTCGCCTACTCGGTGATCGAGGAGGGGGGCGGGGCCGGGTCGCTGGGGGTCGTGCTCGCGGTGAACACCGTGCCCACGATCCTGTTCCTGCTCATGGGCGGCCTGTTCGCGGACCGGTGGTCGCGCAGCCGCATCCTGTTCCTGGGGAACCTGGCGGCAGCGGGCGCGCAGGGGCGCTGGCCATGA
- a CDS encoding MFS transporter — protein MTVATGHATTASIAACGFVSGTAASFIVPATQGVVAQIVPGEHLQRANALLRLPGNTVKVLGPVVGGFVVALSGAAWALAFDACSFAVAAVLLLGLRLAVPPAAAGGVLADLRAGWTGFWSRTWLWTYTAAGTVLVAAWLAGFQLLGPLVAARRYAGARDWGLVQAAFSCGLLAGTLVCLRWKPYRLLAVAVAAGGALALPLAAMAWGMALPLVLGAAFLAGIGLDVAVVAWTTAFQQHVPSAEQGRMSAFNGVGERLAIPLGYLVTALAVPAWSSQGVLLACAALIVAATVLNLCVPDLHRVNRMPRDTRPAASPAGNPG, from the coding sequence ATGACCGTGGCCACGGGGCACGCGACGACGGCGTCGATCGCGGCCTGCGGCTTCGTGTCGGGGACGGCGGCGTCGTTCATCGTGCCGGCCACGCAGGGTGTCGTCGCGCAGATCGTCCCCGGGGAACACCTCCAGCGGGCCAACGCGTTGCTCAGGCTGCCGGGCAACACGGTGAAGGTGCTGGGCCCGGTCGTCGGCGGTTTCGTCGTCGCCCTGAGCGGCGCGGCCTGGGCGCTGGCCTTCGACGCGTGCAGCTTCGCCGTCGCGGCCGTCCTGCTGCTGGGCCTGCGCCTGGCCGTGCCGCCCGCCGCGGCCGGCGGTGTCCTGGCCGACCTGCGGGCCGGCTGGACGGGGTTCTGGTCCCGTACCTGGCTGTGGACCTACACGGCCGCCGGGACCGTCCTCGTCGCCGCGTGGCTGGCCGGATTCCAGCTCCTCGGCCCGCTCGTCGCCGCCCGCCGGTACGCCGGGGCCCGCGACTGGGGCCTGGTCCAGGCGGCGTTCTCCTGCGGGCTGCTGGCGGGGACCCTGGTGTGCCTGCGGTGGAAGCCGTACCGGCTGCTCGCGGTCGCCGTCGCCGCGGGCGGCGCGCTCGCGCTGCCGCTGGCCGCCATGGCCTGGGGCATGGCGCTGCCGCTCGTGCTCGGGGCCGCCTTCCTCGCGGGGATCGGGCTCGATGTCGCGGTCGTCGCCTGGACCACCGCGTTCCAGCAGCATGTGCCCTCGGCGGAACAGGGCCGCATGAGCGCCTTCAACGGGGTCGGCGAACGGCTCGCCATCCCCCTCGGCTACCTCGTCACCGCGCTCGCGGTGCCCGCCTGGAGCAGTCAGGGGGTGCTCCTGGCCTGCGCCGCGCTGATCGTCGCGGCGACCGTGCTCAATCTCTGCGTCCCGGATCTGCACCGCGTCAACCGGATGCCCCGGGACACCCGCCCGG